A region of the Pedococcus aerophilus genome:
CTCGCAACGTCCGAGCACTGCCAACAGCACCAAGACGTCGGCGGAAGGGACGGGGTTGACAGTGGGCTCTGACATGCCGCGATTCTCGCTGAAGGCGGCAAGAGCGGACGCATTGTGCGGGATGCTGGGCCGCGTGAGTCCCTATCTCGAGACGCGTAGGGAGCGTGGGCAGCGAGCTCAGAGCCGAGGTCAGAGGGGTGCTTGCCTCGAGTGTGGTCATCCCTGGTCTGAGCACCCCGGATCGATCCGGGAATGACCTCGAGGGAATGTGCGGGGGGTGCGCCTATGAGTTCGAGCACGACCAGCCGGAGTCAGCGGCGGCCGGATGCCGGCTGCCAGTTCGGGCGATCGGCTGACTGCTTTCCTTGCGGCATGAGTGCGCGGATCTGTGCGCCACTTCATCCGCGAGCTGAGGGCCTGCCAGCCAGTCGAGGTCGCTGAGTACCCGTTAGCCGCAATCTGCATACTTGAGGAAGGTCTTCAGATCTCCGTGCGTGACTTCTTGCGTGTTAGACGCATGGAATGCGTACTGGTTGCCACTCAAGCCTTCGATCTCCTTCGCGGTGAAGTCGACGCCCGTCGCACCGTTCTCAGGGTCACGCTGAATGGACAGGGCAAGGGCCCCGTCGGGAAGTCCCGTAGTAGAGGACACCCCCGGGCCCGATGGGTTTGCGCTCGGGCCGAACATCGGCCAGACCAGCGGTGAAGTCCCAGTCTCGGCATGCTGCGGGAAGGTCCACTCCGCTATCGACGGCCCGGCCGGGTCGCCATGCTGATCCAACCGTGCGAGGACGGCTCGGTCCGCCGGGTCGCTGCAGGAGACCATCACTCCAACTAGACGTCCCGCGTCGTCCTTGCCGACGGCGACGAAGCCCGGAGGCTCAGGGGAGCAGCCTGAGAGTCCGAACACCAGCGGGACCGCCAGGACGCCGCACCACAACCGCGAGAAACCCATCACATGCTCACTCTGTCAGTGCTGGGAACGGCATGAGCGGACATTGCCGGATGGCTGCCGTCCGGTGCCTCGCGTGTCCTATCCGCGCCTGACCGGAACTGCATTGCCGGTCAGTTCCGGTTGTCTTTGGCTGGTTCTGGCCAGTGCCGGTTGTCCTGCAACATCTCTGGCGCGGCGAAAACTGTTGCTTCGCAGTGAGTTTCAAGTCTTGGTCAAGATCCTTCCGGGCAGACAGTTGGTGGACTGAGCGCTCCTGTGGCGTCTCAATGGTTCGTATGGCCACGCTGCAGATCCCTGATCACGCGCTCAGGCACATCGCGTCCCGTGAGGGCGTGTGCACCCGCCCGGTGCTGCGCCGCGTCACCGACCGGGTCACTGGCGAGTCGCTGGTGCGGGCGATGGACTGCGGCTCAACCCTAGAGTCCCGCTGCCCGGCATGCGCTGCCAAGGCTCGCCGGTTGCGGATCCATCAGTGCACCGAGGGCTGGCACCTGGCAGAGGAGCCACAGCCTCCGCTCACTGCTGAGAAAACGACGTCGGACTCAGACGAGGCGGACGATGACGCGGACGCACTCGATGACGACCAGAGCGACCAGCCCGACGACGGCGGTGCCGGATCGCGCCGGGTGCGCTCCACCCGCCGCCTCGAAGGCATGCCCGAGCTGCCGCACCAGGAGATCGCCAATCGCACGGTGGGCACGGTGTTCACCGCCTCGGACGGCAAGACGTACCGGCCCTCGATGTTCGTCACCCTCACCCTGGACTCCTACGGACGCATCCGCCCCGGCCAAGGCGTCCCAGCCCGACCCGAACGGTACGACTACCGCCGCGCCGCCCTCGACGCACTGCACTTCCCCAAGCTGATGGACCGCTGGTTCACCAACCTGCGCCGCGCCGCCGGGTACCGGGTCCAGTACTTCGGCGCCATCGAAGCCCAGATGCGCCTCGCCCCCCCACTTCCACGTCGCCCTGCGCGGTGCGATCCCCCGCGCCACCGTCAAGGCCGTCACCAAGGCGACCTACCTCGCCCTGTGGTGGCCACAGATGGAGCACCCCGTCTACGTCGAGCGCACCCCGATCTGGGCCGACGAGCACTACCGCGACCCCGACACCGGCTGGCCCCTGCCCACGTGGGAGCAAGCCCTGACCGAGATCGACGAAGACCCCACAGCAGAACCCGCCCACGTCGTCACGTTCGGGCGACAGGTCGACGTCAAAGGCATCCTCGCCGGCACCAAGGACTCCGACCGGGGCGTGCGGTACCTGACCAAGTACCTCACCAAGGCCGTCGCCGAGACCTACGCCGACGACGCCACCCCGAACCCGGCGTACGAGGCGCACATCGACCGGCTCCACGACCACCTCCGTTGGCTGCCCTGCTCCCCCCAGTGCGCGAACTGGCTGCGCTACGGAACCCAACCCAAGGACCCCGGCCCCGGCCTGGTCCCTGGCCACTGCACCTCCAAAGCCCACGACCGCGAACACCTCGGACTCGGCGGCCGCCGCGTCCTGGTCTCCCGAGGCTGGTCCGGCAAAACCCTCACCCAACACCGAGCCGACCGCCGAGCCGTCGTCGAGCAAGTCCTCAAAGC
Encoded here:
- a CDS encoding replication initiator, which encodes MPRATVKAVTKATYLALWWPQMEHPVYVERTPIWADEHYRDPDTGWPLPTWEQALTEIDEDPTAEPAHVVTFGRQVDVKGILAGTKDSDRGVRYLTKYLTKAVAETYADDATPNPAYEAHIDRLHDHLRWLPCSPQCANWLRYGTQPKDPGPGLVPGHCTSKAHDREHLGLGGRRVLVSRGWSGKTLTQHRADRRAVVEQVLKAAGIEPETADRMAADTLTNDGRPRFVWEEVPVTNADWQTVVLDSLREHRRRRDQYDQAKQALTTGTDPPMDNRSAMASVPVTVAV